A genome region from Mycobacterium florentinum includes the following:
- the mftG gene encoding mycofactocin dehydrogenase MftG has translation MTSTHSDVLIVGAGSAGSVVAERLSADPGRTVTVLEAGPALADPALLAQTANGLQLPIGAGSPLVQRYTSRITDQPVRELPIVRGATVGGSGAVNGGYFCRGLPRDFDRAAIPGWAWSDVIDHFRAIETDLDFTGPAHGDSGPIRVRRTHEMTGTSERFIAAARAAGFSWIADLNDCGPELVPGVGAVPLNIVDGVRIGSGAGYLLPALGRSNLTVLSWTRAVQLRFDGTAAAGVDAVGPQGPTTLTADRIVLCAGAIQTAQLLMLSGIGDEAMLRALGVPVTAPLPVGMFCSDHPEWVLPTDWTVATGRPVLEVVLNAAEDIEIRPYTGGFVAMTGDGTAGHPDWPHLGVALMQPRARGRISLVSADPAVPPRIEHRYDSEPEDVAALRRGSELARELASAATYVGPPAWATSQHLCASAPMGSDDDPHAVVDPRCRVRGLDNLWVIDGSVLPAITSRGPHATIVMLGHRAAEFVA, from the coding sequence TTGACCAGCACGCACAGCGATGTGCTGATCGTCGGCGCCGGAAGTGCCGGATCGGTTGTTGCCGAACGTCTTTCCGCCGACCCCGGCCGCACCGTGACCGTTCTCGAGGCCGGGCCCGCGCTCGCCGATCCGGCGCTGCTGGCCCAAACCGCCAACGGGCTACAGCTGCCGATCGGGGCGGGCAGCCCGCTGGTGCAGCGCTACACCAGCCGCATCACCGATCAGCCCGTTCGCGAGCTGCCGATCGTGCGGGGGGCGACGGTCGGGGGTTCCGGGGCGGTCAATGGTGGGTACTTCTGTCGCGGATTGCCGCGCGATTTCGATCGTGCCGCGATACCGGGCTGGGCGTGGTCCGACGTTATCGACCATTTCCGCGCCATCGAGACCGACCTGGATTTCACCGGTCCCGCCCACGGTGACAGCGGGCCGATCCGGGTGCGCCGAACCCACGAAATGACCGGTACCAGTGAACGTTTCATCGCAGCGGCGCGGGCTGCCGGGTTTTCCTGGATTGCCGACCTCAATGATTGCGGGCCGGAGCTGGTCCCGGGTGTCGGTGCGGTGCCGCTCAACATCGTCGACGGCGTCCGCATCGGGTCGGGCGCCGGATATCTGCTGCCGGCGCTGGGGCGATCCAACCTGACTGTGCTGTCGTGGACTCGGGCCGTGCAATTGCGGTTCGACGGCACAGCCGCCGCGGGAGTCGACGCGGTGGGTCCGCAAGGACCCACGACGCTCACCGCTGATCGAATCGTTTTGTGCGCCGGTGCTATTCAAACAGCGCAGCTGCTGATGCTGTCCGGCATCGGCGATGAGGCAATGTTGCGGGCGCTCGGCGTGCCGGTGACGGCGCCGCTCCCGGTGGGAATGTTCTGCAGCGATCACCCGGAGTGGGTGTTGCCCACCGACTGGACGGTGGCCACCGGCCGGCCCGTGCTGGAGGTGGTACTCAACGCCGCCGAGGACATCGAGATCAGACCGTACACGGGCGGGTTCGTCGCGATGACGGGTGACGGCACCGCGGGGCATCCCGACTGGCCGCATCTCGGGGTCGCGCTGATGCAGCCGCGAGCACGCGGGCGTATCTCGCTGGTGTCGGCCGATCCGGCCGTTCCCCCGCGCATCGAGCACCGCTACGACAGCGAGCCCGAGGACGTCGCCGCATTGCGCCGCGGCAGCGAGTTGGCACGTGAACTCGCCAGTGCGGCAACATATGTCGGGCCACCGGCGTGGGCGACATCGCAGCACCTGTGTGCCAGTGCCCCGATGGGGTCTGACGACGACCCGCACGCGGTCGTCGACCCCCGGTGTCGCGTGCGCGGGCTGGACAACCTATGGGTGATCGACGGCTCGGTCTTGCCCGCCATCACCAGCCGCGGTCCGCACGCGACCATCGTGATGCTCGGACACCGCGCGGCGGAATTCGTTGCCTGA
- the mftF gene encoding mycofactocin biosynthesis glycosyltransferase MftF (Members of this protein family, MftF, are glycosyltransferases, members of PF00535 (glycosyl transferase family 2). The encoding gene is found as part of the mycofactocin cassette, in Mycobacterium tuberculosis, many other Actinobacteria, and occasional members of other lineages. Mycofactocin itself, a putative redox carrier, is a heavily modified derivative of the C-terminal Val-Tyr dipeptide of the mycofactocin precursor MftA (TIGR03969).) translates to MSQPRLPDGFAVQVDRRVRVLGDGSALLGGSPTRLLKLAPAAQGMLSDGRLKVRDDLSAQLARTLLDATVAHPRPAGGPSHRDVTVVIPVRDNVSGVGRLLNSLRGLRVIVVDDGSLSPIEQADFAGTHCDIEVLHHPRSKGPAAARNTGLAACTTDFVAFMDSDVSPRRGWLEALLGHFCDPTVALVAPRIVGLAHSENVVARYEAVHSSLDLGQREAPVLPHSTVSYVPSAAIICRRSAICEVGGFDETMQSGEDVDLCWRLIEAGARLRYEPIALVAHDHRTQLRDWLARKAFYGGSAAPLSVRHPDKTAPVVISGWALMAWILMALGTSLSQVASIVIAIVTGRRIAKAMRSADTAFTDVVVIATRGLWSAALQLASAICRHYWPVALLAAIVSRHCRRVVVVAAVMDGVVDWLRRRDATGDEAEPIGLLTYLLLKRVDDLAYGLGLWWGVVRERNLRALKPQIRT, encoded by the coding sequence ATGAGTCAGCCTCGACTGCCGGACGGGTTCGCCGTTCAGGTCGATCGCCGCGTGCGGGTGCTCGGCGACGGCTCCGCCCTGCTGGGCGGCTCACCGACCCGGCTGCTCAAGCTGGCGCCCGCCGCTCAGGGCATGCTCTCCGATGGCCGGCTGAAGGTCCGCGACGACCTCAGCGCTCAGCTGGCCCGCACTCTGCTGGACGCCACCGTCGCCCATCCGCGCCCGGCCGGCGGCCCATCGCACCGCGATGTCACCGTGGTAATCCCGGTGCGGGACAACGTTTCTGGTGTTGGGCGTTTGTTGAACTCATTGCGCGGTCTGCGCGTGATCGTGGTCGACGACGGTTCGCTGTCGCCGATCGAGCAGGCGGACTTTGCCGGCACGCACTGCGATATCGAGGTGCTCCACCACCCCCGCAGCAAGGGTCCGGCAGCGGCGCGCAACACCGGTCTGGCCGCATGCACCACCGACTTCGTCGCGTTCATGGACTCCGACGTCTCGCCGCGCCGCGGCTGGCTGGAAGCCCTCCTCGGGCACTTCTGCGACCCGACCGTGGCCCTGGTCGCGCCGCGCATCGTGGGCTTGGCGCACAGCGAGAACGTGGTGGCCCGGTACGAGGCGGTGCACTCCTCACTGGACCTCGGGCAGCGGGAAGCGCCGGTTTTGCCGCACAGCACGGTGTCCTACGTGCCCAGCGCGGCGATCATCTGCCGCCGCTCGGCCATCTGTGAGGTCGGCGGTTTCGACGAGACCATGCAGTCCGGCGAGGACGTCGACCTGTGCTGGCGACTGATCGAGGCGGGCGCCCGGCTGCGCTACGAACCGATCGCGCTGGTCGCGCACGATCACCGCACGCAATTGCGGGATTGGCTTGCGCGCAAGGCATTTTACGGCGGTTCCGCGGCACCGCTGTCGGTGCGCCACCCCGACAAGACCGCCCCGGTGGTGATCTCGGGGTGGGCGCTGATGGCGTGGATTCTGATGGCGCTCGGCACCAGCCTGTCCCAGGTGGCCTCGATCGTGATCGCGATCGTGACCGGTCGGCGCATCGCCAAAGCCATGCGCAGTGCCGATACCGCGTTCACCGATGTCGTGGTGATCGCGACTCGCGGTCTGTGGTCGGCGGCGCTGCAGCTGGCCTCGGCCATCTGTCGGCACTACTGGCCCGTCGCGTTGCTCGCCGCCATCGTGTCGCGACATTGCCGACGCGTCGTGGTGGTCGCGGCCGTGATGGACGGAGTGGTCGACTGGCTGCGCCGCCGGGACGCCACCGGCGACGAGGCCGAGCCGATCGGGCTGCTCACCTACCTGTTGCTCAAGCGCGTCGACGACCTGGCTTACGGCCTCGGGCTGTGGTGGGGCGTGGTCCGCGAGCGTAACCTGCGCGCGCTCAAACCGCAGATCCGGACCTAG
- the mftE gene encoding mycofactocin biosynthesis peptidyl-dipeptidase MftE: MNSAYHHRVPVLGELGAATSSELLSTSPPIMIPLGSTEQHGPHLPLDTDTRIATAVARGARASLEQAWLVAPAIAYGASGEHQSFAGTISIGTDALTMLLVEYGRSAACWAQRLVFVNGHGGNAEALHRAVTTLRAEGRDVAWCPCATAGADAHAGHTETSVLLHISPSDVLTDRWLAGNRAPLPELLPAMRTGGVAAVSPVGVLGDPTTATAAEGKRIFSEMVDGCVRRIVRWSPGPDGMLT; the protein is encoded by the coding sequence GTGAATTCGGCCTACCATCACCGAGTGCCCGTACTCGGCGAATTAGGAGCTGCGACGTCGAGCGAGCTATTGAGCACCTCGCCGCCGATAATGATCCCGCTGGGGTCGACCGAGCAACATGGTCCGCACCTGCCGCTGGACACCGATACCCGCATCGCGACGGCGGTCGCCAGGGGGGCCCGGGCAAGCCTCGAGCAGGCGTGGTTGGTCGCGCCGGCCATCGCCTACGGCGCCAGCGGCGAGCACCAGAGTTTCGCCGGAACGATCTCCATCGGCACCGACGCGCTGACGATGCTGCTGGTCGAGTACGGCAGGTCGGCCGCCTGCTGGGCCCAGCGCCTGGTCTTTGTCAACGGCCACGGCGGCAACGCGGAGGCGTTGCACCGCGCGGTGACCACGCTTCGCGCCGAGGGACGCGACGTCGCGTGGTGCCCCTGCGCGACCGCCGGCGCCGACGCCCATGCCGGCCATACCGAAACATCGGTGTTGCTGCATATCTCGCCGTCCGATGTGCTGACCGACCGGTGGCTCGCCGGGAACCGGGCACCGCTGCCCGAGTTGCTCCCCGCGATGCGTACCGGCGGAGTCGCGGCGGTCAGCCCGGTGGGAGTGTTGGGGGACCCGACCACCGCCACTGCGGCCGAGGGCAAGCGCATCTTCTCCGAGATGGTCGACGGTTGTGTGCGCCGGATCGTGCGTTGGTCGCCCGGCCCCGACGGGATGCTGACATGA
- the mftD gene encoding pre-mycofactocin synthase MftD (MftD, an enzyme found in the mycofactocin biosynthesis locus, performs an oxidative deamination of 3-amino-5-[(p-hydroxyphenyl)methyl]-4,4-dimethyl-2-pyrrolidinone (AHDP). The resulting compound, now called pre-mycofactocin (PMFT), is a biologically active redox cofactor that can oxidize the non-exchangeable NADH of TIGR03971 family SDR-type oxidoreductases.) — translation MADEWFETVAIAQQRAKRRLPKSVYSALVAASEKGITVSDNVDAFGELGFAPHVVGAQEKRDLSTTVMGQDISLPVLISPTGVQAVDPDGEVAVARAAAARGTAMGLSSFASKPIEEVIAANSKLFFQVYWLGGRDAIAARVERARAAGAVGLIVTTDWSFSHGRDWGSPKIPEEMNLRTILRLSPEAAFKPRWFLKWAKTMRPPALSVPNQAARGEAGPPFFQAYGEWMGTPPPTWEDIAWLRELWGGPFMLKGVMRVDDAKRAVDAGVSAISVSNHGGNNLDGTPASIRALPPVVAAVGNQVEVLLDGGIRRGSDVVKAVALGARAVMIGRAYLWGLAANGQAGVENVLDVLRGGIDSALMGLGHASVHDLSPDDILVPDGFTRTLGVPPGGRA, via the coding sequence ATGGCCGACGAGTGGTTTGAAACCGTCGCGATCGCTCAACAGCGCGCAAAGCGGCGGCTGCCGAAATCCGTTTATTCAGCCCTTGTTGCGGCCAGTGAAAAGGGAATCACGGTTTCCGACAACGTCGATGCTTTCGGCGAACTCGGTTTTGCGCCCCATGTGGTAGGTGCGCAAGAAAAGCGCGATTTATCAACAACCGTTATGGGACAAGATATTTCCCTGCCGGTGTTGATTTCGCCGACCGGCGTTCAGGCGGTCGACCCCGACGGTGAGGTCGCCGTCGCGCGGGCGGCTGCGGCACGGGGAACGGCGATGGGTTTGTCGTCGTTCGCCAGCAAGCCGATCGAGGAAGTGATCGCGGCAAACTCCAAGCTGTTCTTCCAGGTGTACTGGCTGGGCGGGCGCGACGCGATCGCCGCGCGGGTCGAGCGGGCGCGCGCGGCCGGTGCGGTCGGTTTGATCGTCACCACCGACTGGTCGTTCTCGCATGGGCGCGACTGGGGCAGCCCCAAGATTCCCGAAGAGATGAACCTGCGGACCATTCTGAGATTGTCTCCGGAGGCGGCCTTCAAGCCCCGGTGGTTCCTGAAGTGGGCGAAGACCATGCGTCCGCCGGCGCTCTCGGTGCCGAACCAGGCGGCGCGCGGGGAGGCCGGTCCGCCTTTCTTCCAGGCCTACGGGGAGTGGATGGGCACCCCCCCACCGACCTGGGAAGACATCGCCTGGCTGCGCGAGCTGTGGGGCGGGCCGTTCATGCTCAAGGGCGTCATGCGGGTCGATGACGCGAAAAGAGCTGTGGATGCCGGTGTTTCGGCGATATCGGTGTCCAACCACGGCGGCAACAACCTGGACGGGACGCCCGCGTCGATCCGCGCGCTGCCCCCGGTGGTGGCGGCCGTCGGCAATCAGGTCGAGGTGTTGCTGGACGGTGGCATCCGGCGTGGGAGCGACGTGGTCAAGGCCGTGGCGTTGGGAGCGCGGGCGGTGATGATCGGCCGTGCCTATCTCTGGGGCCTCGCCGCGAATGGTCAGGCCGGCGTCGAGAACGTGCTCGACGTCTTGCGCGGCGGCATCGACTCGGCGCTCATGGGGCTGGGGCACGCCTCGGTCCACGATCTGTCGCCGGACGACATTCTGGTGCCGGACGGCTTCACCCGGACGCTCGGCGTGCCGCCGGGCGGACGGGCTTGA
- the mftC gene encoding mycofactocin radical SAM maturase (MftC is a radical SAM/SPASM enzyme that catalyzes the first two steps in biosynthesis of the electron carrier mycofactocin from the terminal Val-Tyr dipeptide of the precursor peptide MftA.), which translates to MTTAAVPRLIEQFEHGLDAPICLTWELTYACNLACVHCLSSSGKRDPRELSTRQCMDIIDELERMQVFYVNIGGGEPTVRSDFWELVDYATAHHVGVKFSTNGVRITPEVAARLAASDYVDVQISLDGATAEVNDAVRGPGSFAMAVRALENLAAAGFKDAKISVVVTRHNVDQLDEFASLASRYGATLRITRLRPSGRGADVWEELHPTAAQQVQLYDWLVAKGERVLTGDSFFHLAPLGSSGALSGLNMCGAGRVVCLIDPVGDVYACPFAIHDRFLAGNVLSDGGFDNVWKNAPLFRELREPQSAGACGSCGHYDSCRGGCMAAKFFTGLPMDGPDPECVQGHSASALARNRETPRPRADHSRGQKVRQPVPLTLSVRPPQQPPARLCNESPV; encoded by the coding sequence ATGACAACAGCGGCCGTACCGCGGCTCATCGAACAATTCGAGCACGGGCTCGATGCGCCCATCTGCCTGACGTGGGAGCTCACCTACGCCTGCAACCTGGCCTGCGTGCACTGCCTTTCCTCGTCGGGTAAGCGCGATCCACGCGAGCTGTCCACCCGGCAGTGCATGGACATCATCGACGAGCTGGAACGCATGCAGGTGTTCTACGTCAACATCGGTGGCGGGGAACCCACTGTGCGCTCGGACTTTTGGGAGCTGGTCGACTATGCGACCGCCCACCATGTCGGGGTCAAGTTCTCGACCAACGGGGTTCGCATCACGCCGGAGGTCGCCGCGCGACTGGCGGCCAGCGATTACGTGGATGTGCAGATCTCGCTGGACGGTGCTACCGCGGAGGTCAACGACGCGGTCCGCGGGCCCGGGTCGTTCGCGATGGCGGTGCGTGCGCTGGAGAACCTGGCCGCGGCCGGATTCAAAGACGCCAAGATCTCCGTCGTGGTGACCCGGCACAACGTCGACCAGCTCGACGAATTCGCTTCTCTGGCAAGCCGTTACGGCGCCACGCTGCGGATCACCCGGTTACGGCCGTCGGGGCGTGGCGCGGACGTGTGGGAAGAACTGCACCCGACCGCGGCCCAGCAGGTTCAGCTCTACGACTGGCTGGTCGCCAAGGGGGAGCGGGTGCTCACCGGTGACTCCTTCTTCCACCTGGCGCCACTCGGCTCCTCCGGTGCGCTGTCCGGGCTGAACATGTGCGGCGCCGGCCGGGTGGTGTGCCTGATCGATCCGGTGGGAGACGTGTACGCCTGCCCGTTCGCCATCCACGACCGCTTCTTGGCCGGAAACGTGTTGTCCGACGGCGGTTTTGACAACGTCTGGAAGAACGCACCGCTTTTCCGCGAGCTGCGTGAGCCGCAATCGGCCGGCGCTTGCGGCAGTTGCGGGCACTACGACAGCTGCCGTGGCGGCTGCATGGCGGCCAAATTCTTTACCGGCCTGCCGATGGACGGGCCGGATCCCGAATGCGTCCAGGGGCACAGTGCGTCGGCGCTGGCCCGCAACCGGGAGACCCCGCGTCCGCGTGCCGACCACTCGCGCGGCCAGAAGGTGCGCCAGCCGGTGCCGCTGACCCTGTCGGTGCGGCCGCCCCAGCAACCGCCGGCGCGGCTGTGCAACGAAAGCCCCGTCTAG
- the mftB gene encoding mycofactocin biosynthesis chaperone MftB (MftB, a small protein, is a peptide chaperone that assists the radical SAM enzyme MftC in performing two modifications to the C-terminal Val-Tyr dipeptide of the mycofactocin precursor peptide, MftA. MftB's role is analogous to the role of PqqD in the biosynthesis of PQQ, a cofactor that derives entirely from a Tyr and a Glu in the precursor PqqA.): MRGLLTVPASAQARPTEGRFDPDRGWRLHPQVAVRPEPFGALLYHFGTRKLSFLKNRTILAVVRSLADHPDVRSALRVEGVEDCEQGPYLHALGVLVDSRMLVPQEDHQ; this comes from the coding sequence GTGCGGGGTTTACTGACCGTGCCTGCGTCCGCGCAGGCTCGACCGACCGAAGGCCGGTTCGACCCTGATCGCGGTTGGCGATTGCACCCGCAGGTCGCGGTTCGACCGGAACCGTTTGGCGCACTGCTCTATCACTTCGGCACCCGCAAGCTTTCTTTTCTGAAGAACCGCACCATCCTCGCGGTGGTGCGGTCGCTGGCCGACCATCCCGACGTCCGGTCGGCCCTGCGGGTCGAGGGGGTCGAGGACTGCGAGCAGGGACCTTATCTGCACGCGTTGGGTGTGTTGGTCGATTCCCGCATGCTGGTGCCCCAGGAGGACCATCAATGA
- the mftA gene encoding mycofactocin precursor MftA (Mycofactocin is a small molecule electron carrier derived from the final two amino acids, Val-Tyr, of MftA, the mycofactocin precursor. It plays a role in redox homeostasis and the metabolism of alcohols and aldehydes in Actinobacteria, including Mycobacterium tuberculosis.), whose translation MDREIETDAELVTETLVEEVSIDGMCGVY comes from the coding sequence ATGGACCGCGAAATCGAAACCGACGCCGAGCTGGTCACCGAGACCCTGGTTGAAGAGGTGTCCATCGACGGAATGTGCGGGGTTTACTGA
- the mftR gene encoding mycofactocin system transcriptional regulator (MftR, the mycofactocin system transcriptional regulator, is an uncharacterized TetR family DNA-binding transcription factor. Its role is inferred by context. It occurs as part of the biosynthesis locus for mycofactocin, a partially characterized electron carrier derived from the terminal Val-Tyr dipeptide of the precursor peptide MftA, through a radical SAM enzyme-mediated process.) gives MLPQSRVGRRRSTTPGHITDVAIELFTERGFAEVSVDDVAQAAGISRRTLFRYYASKNAIPWGEFDTHLAHLRELLDSVGPRVRLGGALRAALLAFNTFNDSETVAHRQRMRVILQTAELQAYSMTMYAGWREVIAEFVARRTGAETTDLLPQTVAWTLLGVALSAYEHWLRDESVTLQTALGKAFDVVGAGLGKL, from the coding sequence ATGCTTCCACAGTCGCGAGTCGGCCGGCGCCGCTCGACGACACCGGGCCACATCACCGACGTCGCGATCGAGCTGTTCACCGAGCGGGGATTTGCCGAGGTGAGCGTCGACGATGTTGCGCAGGCTGCCGGGATCTCGCGGCGCACGCTGTTCCGCTACTACGCCTCCAAAAACGCCATCCCGTGGGGCGAATTCGACACCCATCTCGCGCATCTGCGGGAGCTGCTCGACAGTGTCGGCCCGCGAGTTCGGTTGGGTGGGGCGTTGCGGGCAGCGCTGTTGGCGTTCAACACCTTTAACGACTCCGAGACCGTCGCGCACCGTCAGCGGATGCGTGTCATCCTGCAGACCGCCGAACTGCAGGCGTATTCGATGACGATGTACGCCGGCTGGCGCGAGGTGATCGCGGAATTCGTCGCGCGGCGCACGGGAGCCGAGACGACCGACCTGCTGCCGCAGACCGTCGCATGGACGCTGCTCGGGGTCGCGCTCTCGGCCTACGAGCATTGGCTGCGAGACGAATCCGTCACGTTGCAGACCGCACTCGGCAAGGCCTTCGACGTCGTCGGCGCCGGGCTGGGCAAGCTGTAA
- a CDS encoding DUF2332 domain-containing protein — translation MSTEHLLHTLRAQGRFCGTSGSTMYEELFELVASDVETGGVFAAILSGQEDVPSREAVPLRLLGGLHRLVLDGRAAVLRRWYPSTGGTWDAGSAWPEITLVAQGHAEGLRAALGHPPQTNEVGRSAALIGGLLRINHEIDLPIRLFEIGSSAGLNLRADRYHYRHAGGQWGPIDSPVLIDDAWQGRLPPAGSVRIAERRGYDIAPVDVTGADGEMTALSYVWPDQAARLERLRGAIAVARNVPAQLVRQSAAAAVAGLTLAEGALTVLWHSITWQYLSQDERGAVRARVNALGERAKSAAPFAHLTMEPARDGRGSPLKFLVRARRWPGGDAVVLGECHPHGPPVNWQ, via the coding sequence GTGAGCACCGAGCACCTGCTGCACACCCTGCGCGCGCAGGGGCGATTCTGCGGCACGTCGGGGTCGACGATGTACGAGGAACTGTTCGAGCTGGTGGCCTCCGACGTCGAAACAGGCGGCGTCTTCGCAGCGATCCTGTCCGGACAGGAAGACGTCCCGTCGCGCGAGGCGGTGCCGCTGCGGCTGCTGGGCGGTTTGCACCGATTGGTGCTCGACGGCCGGGCAGCGGTGTTGCGCCGCTGGTATCCCAGCACCGGCGGCACCTGGGATGCGGGCAGTGCGTGGCCCGAGATCACGCTTGTCGCGCAAGGCCATGCCGAGGGTCTGCGCGCGGCGCTGGGACATCCGCCGCAAACCAACGAGGTGGGCCGATCCGCCGCCCTGATCGGCGGGTTGCTGCGGATTAATCACGAAATCGATTTGCCGATACGGCTTTTCGAGATTGGATCGAGTGCCGGACTGAACCTTCGGGCCGACCGGTATCACTACCGCCATGCCGGCGGGCAGTGGGGACCGATCGACTCGCCGGTTTTGATCGACGACGCATGGCAGGGTCGGTTACCGCCGGCCGGTTCGGTGCGGATAGCCGAGCGGCGAGGCTATGACATCGCGCCCGTCGACGTCACCGGCGCCGACGGGGAGATGACCGCGCTGAGCTACGTCTGGCCCGACCAGGCCGCCCGGCTGGAGCGGCTGCGTGGCGCCATCGCGGTCGCCCGCAACGTACCCGCGCAGCTGGTGCGGCAGAGCGCCGCCGCCGCGGTCGCCGGCCTGACCCTGGCCGAGGGCGCGCTGACCGTGCTGTGGCATTCGATCACGTGGCAGTACCTGTCACAGGACGAACGGGGCGCCGTACGCGCTCGCGTCAACGCACTCGGCGAGCGCGCGAAGTCCGCCGCACCGTTCGCGCATCTGACGATGGAACCCGCGCGCGACGGACGGGGCAGTCCGCTCAAGTTCCTGGTGCGCGCCCGTCGCTGGCCGGGCGGCGACGCTGTGGTTCTGGGCGAGTGCCATCCGCACGGCCCACCCGTGAACTGGCAATAG
- a CDS encoding D-2-hydroxyacid dehydrogenase family protein — translation MPRVAILDDYAGMALELADWSPVRSRSEITVFDRHLSEAEAAEVLQPFDVICTLRERMALPRKLIEQLPNLKLITIVGMSLPNLDMAAASEFGVLVAHSDFANPRFRAVRDATPELAWGLLTATVRNLADEHRRMRDGGWQSSVGVTLAGKTLGLLGLGRTGKRMAEYANVFGMEVIAWSQNLTEEAATAAGARRVDKAALFESSDVVSIHLVLSERTRGLVGEPELALMKPHAYLINTSRGPIVDETALISVLRTGRIAGAGLDVYDIEPPAPDHPLRRLPNVTLSPHLGYVTREMLAAFYSDSIEAVVAWLDGAPIRIANPEALS, via the coding sequence ATGCCCCGGGTGGCGATACTCGATGACTACGCCGGTATGGCACTCGAGCTCGCCGACTGGTCGCCGGTGCGGAGCCGATCCGAGATCACCGTCTTCGACCGGCATCTCTCTGAAGCGGAAGCCGCAGAGGTACTGCAGCCGTTCGACGTGATCTGTACCCTGCGCGAACGGATGGCATTGCCGCGCAAGCTGATCGAGCAGCTTCCAAATCTGAAGTTGATCACGATCGTGGGCATGAGCCTGCCGAACCTGGACATGGCCGCGGCCAGCGAATTTGGCGTCCTGGTTGCCCATTCGGATTTCGCCAACCCGCGATTCCGCGCGGTCCGCGACGCCACTCCCGAACTCGCGTGGGGGTTGTTGACCGCGACGGTGCGCAACCTGGCCGACGAGCACCGGCGGATGCGCGATGGCGGGTGGCAGAGCAGTGTCGGCGTGACGCTGGCCGGCAAGACCCTCGGGCTGCTGGGTCTGGGTCGGACCGGAAAGCGGATGGCCGAGTACGCCAACGTGTTTGGCATGGAAGTCATTGCGTGGAGCCAGAACCTGACCGAGGAGGCCGCGACGGCGGCCGGTGCGCGCCGGGTCGACAAGGCGGCGTTGTTCGAATCCTCCGACGTGGTCTCCATCCATCTGGTGCTCTCCGAGCGCACGCGTGGCCTGGTCGGCGAACCCGAGCTGGCCCTGATGAAACCGCACGCCTATCTGATCAACACGTCCAGGGGCCCGATCGTCGACGAGACGGCGCTGATCTCGGTGCTGCGGACGGGGCGCATCGCCGGCGCCGGCCTCGATGTCTATGACATCGAACCTCCCGCGCCCGACCATCCGTTACGCCGTCTGCCGAATGTGACGTTGTCTCCCCACCTGGGATACGTCACTCGCGAGATGCTGGCCGCCTTCTATTCGGACAGCATCGAAGCCGTGGTCGCCTGGCTGGACGGAGCGCCGATCCGGATCGCCAACCCCGAGGCGCTGAGCTAG